In Bacillota bacterium, the genomic window TCCACCCACCTCGTGTATGTACAACTGCCGGGGCCGGTGCCAGGCCAGCCTGACGTGGAGGTGGCCGTGGGGCAGAGGGTGACCGTCTGGGGCGAGCTGGCGGGCAACTACCCGTTTCGAGACGACGCCGGGCGGCCGATCATCGTGGTGCGGGTAGCGGCCGCGTACGTCGAGCGTTCGCTTGACGGCACGGCCGGCAGGTCTCTATAATCGGAGCGTCGGCGGATTCACGTGCGTGCCCGGGTGGCGGAATTGGCAGACGCGCACGTTTGAGGGGCGTGTGGGTAACCACTCCCATCCGGGTTCAAGTCCCGGCCCGGGCACCAATAACCACCGCATCCCAGGTCCTACCTACGGGAATTCGCTATCAGAGTACGGTGAAGATTACGGGAATCGGCCTCAGACCTTGCCGCTATCGTTGCCCGTCGCCTGTGCATCGCGCTCACTGCTCGGCGTGGCCCCGGGCGCTGCTTCCTCCCACCACGAGGCCATGACTTCCCGCGCGACGGTTTGGCCGCGCCGCATGCTCCGCAGGTAGTGGAGCAACATCGTCCGCGGCGTGTGGCCCAGGATCTTCGCCGCCGTCGCCGGGTCGACGCCGGCCGCAGCCAACCAACTGGCCGTCGTGTGCCGGAGGTCGTGGAAACGGGCGTGACGCAACCCAGCCCGGTCCGCGTACCGCCGGAACGCGTCGTCCAGGGTTTCCGGCGCCGTGGGATCGTGGATGTCGTACCGGCCCGACTCATAGCCCTTCGTCGCGGCCGGGAACACGAATCCATCCAGGGGAAGGGTCTCGACTCCTGTCGCCCGGGCGAGGGCGGCCCGCCACTCCCGGAGTGCCGCGGTCATGGCGGGGGTGAGCGGGACGGTACGGCGCCGGTTCTCGGTTTTCAGGGGCTGAATCACTAAACCGCGGGATTTCGCCCGCTGCACCTGCTGGACGATGCGGATCTCGCCCCGCCCCAGGTCAACATGGCGCCATTGGAGACCTAAGAGTTCGCCTCTAAATAACCCCGCCTCGACCGTGAGCTGGAACGCCACCGCCCAGCGCGTGCCCCAGGCGGCCTCCAACAGCGCGCGCACCTCGTCGGGCTCCAGGGCGACGGGTTCGCCGTAGCGGGCCCGGGGAGGGTTGATCACGTCCTGG contains:
- a CDS encoding site-specific integrase, producing MRQCEIVHKTLGAALRAAVKAKLIGRDVTQDVINPPRARYGEPVALEPDEVRALLEAAWGTRWAVAFQLTVEAGLFRGELLGLQWRHVDLGRGEIRIVQQVQRAKSRGLVIQPLKTENRRRTVPLTPAMTAALREWRAALARATGVETLPLDGFVFPAATKGYESGRYDIHDPTAPETLDDAFRRYADRAGLRHARFHDLRHTTASWLAAAGVDPATAAKILGHTPRTMLLHYLRSMRRGQTVAREVMASWWEEAAPGATPSSERDAQATGNDSGKV